The sequence TTCTTGTGATACGTTGTGTTGTTTCTGGTGAGTTTGTCCTGGTAGGCGGAGACGAGCCTCTCCAACGGATGGCGAACGAAAATGAATTTGGTGTAGTCGCCCACTCCGTTCACTATGGTGTCGTTCAAGTCGTTGGCGTACACCATCCGCATTGGATTTAATTCGTGGACGGACAGTCTCGGAATGGACGACAAGTTGTCCGTCTCGACCGTGCCTGAAAGTATCAACATGAGTCCCTTCAAGTTCGTAGTGGCCACctataacaaaagaaaatcagtTGCGCTTATTATTCGTCTGATTTGCGTTATTGTGCCGTATATAATAGAACTACGGTAGTTAGGCTACTTTGGGGACACCGCAGTACATGACTCGATGCCTATCGTCGACTTTGAATATCACGGGAGTGGTCGTGTTTGGTTTCGATTGATCCACTTCTGCTGCTGGCATGGTGCTGCATTTCTCCTTTAGTCTGTTCTTCCTCTCCAATTGCTGATGGACTTGAACGTCTTGCAATTCCGTCTGGGGGAGATAACTGAACACTGTCAACATGTAGTCGTTCAAAATGGGCCGGTTGAGGAACAATACCAGCGACACTGAGCAACAGCTGACGATTTGGCGAAGGCAAAATCTCGATACGAACCTTGACATGTCgatgatttaattttgaaatgaaacaacTCTATCCACTTTGAGCTCTTTCGTACCGCTGCGCAGTGCTTTACAGTGCCAAAAAAACGAGGACGCATCTAAACATGTCAGCGCCGCAGTTGAACTTGTTGAACGGGGAGGGGGGCGGGAAACGAACTCGGAAGGTGGGACGGATTTTAGTTTTGTTCAAAACAAGGTGTTGGCGGTTCAAGTTACAGACGCCATCTGCTGGACAGGTGAAGAAGCACGTTCGAACCGTTTACCTGACAGAGAcagccaaaaaaaattgtagtaaaaaataattttctcctAAAGATGTTTTATTACagaaaaagttttcaaaataccAATGTGCAGTCCTTCCACGGCGTCGATCAATTGCTactgaaattttacctttggCCTTTAGCTGTAAAGGACTCGGTATAACTGACATCGCCGATCAATTTGTGTCCCATATAATTGATAGTGTctcatttgattattattcaaCTCAGGTGGTACACGATAGTTACTGCTGTGAAACATTCCCGTCTTCTTCGCTATTACCTTTTCCGACCAGGCGACAAGATTCTTCCTCGTTTGTCGGATCGGTTTACGCCAACCAAAGTCTTCCGTCGCCCGGAATGTGCCCAGAAAAATGCCGACCCCAACGACATCCAGATTGGAACGAATGTTAATATTTGTTCATGTTGATGATCCTTCTTCCAAACTGAATAATAGACAAGCTAATCAATTAGAGGAGAGTGGATTTGCATAATCCATAATTACGCATTCCGGCCGTTGCGGGAATCGAACCCTGAACTTTTGTGCTGTAAACTATGCGCTTTCCTATATGGGTAGGTGGATATCATCAAAAATGGGTTTGGTCGAGTGAGTTCAACGTTTCATCGAAAGGGTTCAAGATCTAAGGATATACCTGCAGCCGCCGCCCTATTGTAAGAATTCAAATAAGCTAGCGCGCCCATATCCCGCCGAGAGGGTCTATTATTATACGGATGAGCCGCTACCTCCCAACCCTgtcgtaaatttttttcgcCGTTAAACTTGACACGGGGTAGACGAAACCCTTTGTACATCATTCCGGTCAAACTTTCCGCAGGGTTCATTCCACTCGtccaggagagaaaaagaaaagaaatatttttattatacccagttgttgttgttgttgtgtcattTTTGAAGAAGTCGTACAATCTCGAAAGGATCAGCAGTTGGCCGGATTCAAATAATCTTCATATATGACTTTTAGCATTCAAGAGATGCTGACCGCTTGTCACGAACTCGtcataaattatttcttttcctcagATGGCCATCGCACGCGCAACTCAAACCCTATAGCGCCGGAGAATTGTTCATGAGGAGCCtctgaatttttaatttattcatgtAAAGTCTGAGATGTTTTTGGGtgtcgtaaaaaaataaataagaagatgGATACATCCCGGCGACCGGCGGCGTTGTCGAGCCGAGTTGTTGCAACAACACGCACTGACGGATGACAGGCTCCAATAATTCATCAGTCTCAAGTCTAACAACAGAGTTGACGAAAAATATGTCAGTTGACAAAAGATTTGAAGCGAGAAAGTTGGTTCCGTGTTTCCCGCCAAATTCCAAAGGGAATAATTCAAACGAAACTGTTTTGTGTACAACGCAAAATGTTTTTCCGTGTTGCCAGCAACATCCATAATCGGCATTCAGTCAAAACCATCGCCCGGTTCTTCCTGTGTCTGGCCGTTCTGTCCTTGAGCTTGACCCTGTTGAAATTATCCAATTCCGGCTCTGAAAACGGCCCAAAATGGGGCAACAGCGCGGATAATGACGCAATGATGCTGGACTCTTGGTCATCCGCGTCGCAGTTGCTGGCCTTTTTGGAATCGAGTCGGATGACAAACCGATCGGCCTGTCGCGTTTTCTACGAGTTTGGCGGCGTAGTCATCAACAATAGCGACAGGTACAAAGACGGGCAAAAGTCCGTCTGCCTAGACCAGGGACTCGGGCCGGCCATCAACAATTGTCTCGTCTACTCATTCGGAATAGACAACGAATGGTCGTTTGACGACGACATGGCTAAACTCGGATGCGACGTCTACTCTTTCGAtccgtaaaataaattaaataatgataatgaatttggttgattttgaTTCAATTCAGATTCGAATTGatttggaatttttaaaa is a genomic window of Daphnia pulicaria isolate SC F1-1A chromosome 2, SC_F0-13Bv2, whole genome shotgun sequence containing:
- the LOC124327720 gene encoding carbohydrate sulfotransferase 11-like, with translation MRPRFFGTVKHCAAVRKSSKWIELFHFKIKSSTCQVFSYLPQTELQDVQVHQQLERKNRLKEKCSTMPAAEVDQSKPNTTTPVIFKVDDRHRVMYCGVPKVATTNLKGLMLILSGTVETDNLSSIPRLSVHELNPMRMVYANDLNDTIVNGVGDYTKFIFVRHPLERLVSAYQDKLTRNNTTYHKNVGRQIVQKYRKQPSPLSLQMGHDVTSPEFVTFIIDEWREAKRPLDVHWRPVVDLCLPCVMRFDFIGKFETLNRDVEFLLRKLKESDLSRLFATQPKAKTTPTLWKEFMNRISYQQLSDLNRMFAEDFRLFGYPHYYVGKQPIE